In Sphingobacterium sp. SYP-B4668, the sequence GCAGCTTCAGCATCCATCCGCCAAAACGCACGACCACCCTGTGGCAAATTTTCATTGATTGTCCAGTCCTGCAGGAAGTTTGTCCGATAATGAAAAATCTTTCCCAACTTACCGCTATCGACGATTTGCTTTGCAAGCGTTACTGCGGGTAGTCTGCGGTAATTGTACCATACCGTATTTTTAACCTTGTTGGTTTCCACGGCTAGCACCATTTTCTGTCCTTCTTCCAGTGTTCTTGACAAAGGTTTCTCACATAAGACCATCTTACCTGCTGCTGCTGCTGCTACTGCAATCTCCATGTGCATATTGTTAGGTGTGCAAATATCCACAGCATCAATATCATCCCTATTAATCAACTTTCGCCAATCTGTCTCATAGGATTCATACCCCCATTGTTCAGCGAAGGTCTTCACCTTATCCTCACTACGTGAACAAACTGCTTTCAATACGGGTAGATATTCCAAATCTGGAAAAAAATCACCGACTCTCTTATAACCATTGGAATGGGTTCGTCCCATGAATCCACAACCTATCATTCCTATTCTTAATTCTTTTTTCTTCATAAGGGATTTCATCAAATTTTACACTGACCAACCATGTGCTTCACGCACCTTTATCAACGTTTCTAAAATAGAATTCCAAGTCTCTTGCCTATGCATTACCTCGTTGGGAAACATGCATCCATCCCAACAGATATGATTAAAGGCTTGGGTTGGTTTCCCATTTTCATCTCTTAACCAGTACCCCGCATCTCTCACGATATCTAACTTACCATTAGGATCTGTCGGTAGACAATGTCGACCTGTTTTATCATGTGACCCGGAGCCAAACACCGTACCATCATTCTGCGCCACATGAAAATCAATAGTCCATGGCCGAAGCTGCTTTGTCAAGAACTGAAGCCCTCGCTCCAACTCTTCCCGATCTTTCCATTGAAAGTCATCTTTGAGAATTCGATCTTGCGGAGAATTGTAGCCTAATAAATATAAAAAGGTATGGGACATGTCGGCTTGAAATCCCATATTATCACGATCGACCATTTCTAGCGTTTCCAGCATGCTCTTCCAGCTTTGCATACCCCCCCAGCAGATTTCCCCTTCGGCAGCAAGCCGCTCGCCGTAGTCTGCGGCCACATCACATGCCCGTCTAAAAGTTTCCGCAATCATTTTTGTATGTTCTAATGGGTTCTTAGACCACTCCTCCACACTGGTTGCAGAATCTATACGAATAACATTATTAGTTCGGATACCTTGTTTTCTCAACTTATAACCAAATTGACAAGCCTTTTTTACAACACTAACAAAGCGATCCCTATCTTCTTGCGTCCCCATTGCTGACCCACCCTCAGGAGGCCAAATTGGCGCTACGAGAGTGCCTATTTCTAGACCGTAGCCCCCCACTTTATCCACTAATGTACTAACGTTATCATCCGCAGGATCCAGCTTTATATGAGCGTCAAAGAGACCAATGTCGACTCCATCAAACTTGACGCCATTAAAGGTAGCTTCGGCTGTCTTTGCCAAAAGCTCATCTAACGAAATTATTGGCTCATGCTCTCCTTTACCAACAATACCCGGCCATGTAGCATTGTGTAATTTTGGAAAATTGTTCTTGTTCATATTCTAACCTTTATTATTAAAAATACTACTCTTTTATTTCCAAATCTGGATTATCAGGCCCGAAGTGCTTCAGCATCACGATGGGATCCGTAAGGGAGTTATTTTTAATCGTTACTCCCTGTATAGCAGCAGATTCAGAGACAAAATATTCATCATAGGTCAACTGCCCGTACCGGATTAATGCCGGGGTCTCCAAAATCCAATCATTCAATTTTCCGCACCCCTGCATCATAATTAGACCATAAGCAGCTGCATCTCTAATCGTGACCGTTTGTCCTGGAAATACAGTTAGCTCTTTTGCACTAAATG encodes:
- a CDS encoding sugar phosphate isomerase/epimerase family protein encodes the protein MNKNNFPKLHNATWPGIVGKGEHEPIISLDELLAKTAEATFNGVKFDGVDIGLFDAHIKLDPADDNVSTLVDKVGGYGLEIGTLVAPIWPPEGGSAMGTQEDRDRFVSVVKKACQFGYKLRKQGIRTNNVIRIDSATSVEEWSKNPLEHTKMIAETFRRACDVAADYGERLAAEGEICWGGMQSWKSMLETLEMVDRDNMGFQADMSHTFLYLLGYNSPQDRILKDDFQWKDREELERGLQFLTKQLRPWTIDFHVAQNDGTVFGSGSHDKTGRHCLPTDPNGKLDIVRDAGYWLRDENGKPTQAFNHICWDGCMFPNEVMHRQETWNSILETLIKVREAHGWSV